The sequence CAATATCATCTGCACTCTGTTGTCTCTCATTATGATCCACTAAAATGACTTGGCTCGCTTCCTCCGAAACCTTTTCAACTAAACGAGGTACATTTACTTGAAAATACTCAAGTGCATATTTTGTTTCACTGTTAATCTCACCAAGACGGATTGGTTCAGCATTGACACCCAATTCAGACTTAAGATTGGCATAGGCAATAGCCGAGCAAATGGTGTCAGTGTCCGGGTTTTTATGTCCAAATACTAGTACTTTTTTCATTTTTTGTACTCCTTATATGTAGTTATTCCCTTCATCCATCTTTAGATGAAAGTTTATTCAAACAATATCTTACCATATAAAAAGTGAATTTTTAACCATATTTTTCGCAAAGTCAGATATTTTGTCAAGTTTGCACGAAGTGGATGAACTATTCTCCAATGATTAAATATGATATTACAAAACAAATTAGTTGAATCGGTGTACAAACTTAGAGTAGTATAGAAAAAATTACCTTAAGAACGAATTGCTGGATAAATATTTGCATGAATACTAACTTATTAGGAGGGAAATGGGATGAGAGATGTAACATTAGTAAAAATTTTTAATCACCATATAGCCCAAAAATATGTTAATCGATCTGGCTTAGTTCATGCGATAGCGGTTGCTTATCATGCTTTTCATCTCGCCAAAAATCGAGGGGTTGATACAGATAGTGCGGCTAAAGCTGGATTTTTGCATGATATCGGGCATTTTACTTGGTATCAGAACGGAAAGTGGGATTATGAATTATATCGAAAAAATGACATTCATGCGATAAAGGGAGCAGAAAGGGCTCATAAACTCTTAGTTCGTTTAGGGGAAAATCCAGTGAAAGCAAAGGAAATTGCCTTAGCGATTTTATTTCATACAGATTCTTATTTTCCAGGTGGGGATATCATTCGAACACCACTTCAGGAAATTGTCAAACTAGCCGATGAGAAAGATGAGGAGCCTGGTGGCCAGCACCATTATCGAAAAATCGATCATGAGAAAGCAATTAAGTTGTTACAGAAATTAGATGAAAAAATAGACCAAGCTTTAAATGAAGAATCTTGAAATGCTGTAACATATTTTATCCCTTACCAGAATAAGTCTCAATAATGGAGATATTGTTCTAAAAGGGGGATTACCTATGTCTTCACATATGTTTAAAACAGTTGTTAACATTCCGATCGAGACGGTATGGAAATTCCTACATTCAATAGAAGAGTGGCCTGGCGTAATTCCAGGATATATTTCACATGAAATCTTATCTGATCAAATTTCAACGTGGCAAATTAAAAGTGATTTTGGGCTTATTAAGAAGAAGCTTCACTTTAAAGCAGAAATAATCGAGTGGAAGAAATATGAAAAAATTACCTTTCGGATTACGGGAATAAGTGATAAGTTTCATGGGCATGGTCGGGTTGAAACAATTAAATTATCAAATCATAAAACAAGCATTCTAGCTAATTTCCATATTACTGCAGAAGGCTCAATTGCTAAATTAATTAAACCGTTTTTGAAAAGTTCCCTTCCTGAAATGTCTAAAGAAAAGAAATATGAGCTTGAACAACAAATTAAGAAAATTGCAGGAGGGAAATAATTTTTTTGAGATAGATATGCGACTGACTGGGTCTATATCTATCTTTTTTTTATTATACAAACAAAAATATACATGTTTTTACAAAAAAATATAAAATTTATCATGAAAATAGTACACGAATAATTTTAAATGTGTTATTCTATATTCATAAAAAGTATGACATATTTAAAACGCTTTAAAAATGATGGGGTTGATACTAGCAAAGATACTTTTTCATATGCATTCTTTCGTATATTTTAGATTTCAATTGAAGAAAAGGTTGTGAACATCATTAAATCTGAAGAAGTTGTTTATGTAGTTTCAGACTCAGTTGGTGAAACGGCTGAATTTGTAGTCAAAGCGGTGGCCGCACAATTTAACGGGGGAACGGTTGGCATTCATCGATATGCTTTTGCTGAAGCGACTGAGGATATTGATGAGGTAATCAATAGCGCAAAGGATAGCAACTCGATTATAGCCTATACATTGGCTATTCCAGAACTGAAGAAGTATTTGGATCAGCGTGCTGCCGAAGAAGGGATTATGGCTGTCGATATTATGCAACCACTTATTGAAGTCTTTATGAGAAAGTTTAATAAACAGCCTAATCATCAACCGAAATTATTAAGACAACTTGATGATGAATATTTTAGAAGAGTGGAAGCTGTTGAATTTGCTGTTAAATATGACGATGGTAGGGATCCCCGGGGGGTTACACGGGCGGATATTGTTTTGATAGGTGTTTCACGAACATCGAAAACCCCTCTATCAATGTATTTAGCACATCAGGGCTTTAAAGTTGCAAATGTTCCGTTAGTTCCCGAAGTATCTCCTCCCGATGAATTATTTCAAATTCCACGGAATAAATGTGTCGGCCTAATTATTACACCAGATAAATTAAATGAAATCCGTAGAGAACGTTTAAAGGCGTTAGGACTTAGATCTGAAGCCAATTATGCTAGCTTTGAACGTATTCTTGAGGAACTAGATTATGCTGAAAAAATTATGAAGCGTGTTGGCTGTCCAGTCATTAACGTGGCAAATAAAGCTGTTGAAGAAACGGCAGGTTTAATTATCGATATTTTAAAGAAAAGAGGCTCAAAGTAGTTATGACAAAATTTGTTTACTTATTTAATGAAGGAAATAGTAAAATGAAAGATTTACTCGGAGGTAAAGGGGCAAACTTAGCAGAAATGACGAATATAGGTCTTCCTGTACCATTCGGGTTTACGATATCTACTCAAGCTTGTAATGATTATTACGAAGCAGGAAAGAAAATATCCGATGAAGTAAAGGCACAAATTGATGCTGCTTTGATTGCGTTAGAAGAAAAAGCTGGTAAGAAACTAGGAGACTCTTCCAATCCTTTACTTGTTTCCGTTCGTTCAGGGTCTGTTTTTTCAATGCCCGGAATGATGGACACGGTATTAAACTTAGGAATGAACGATGAAACGGTTGAAGCAGTTGCCAAATTAACGGAAAATCCACGTTTTGCCTATGATTCATACCGTCGTTTTATCCAAATGTTCAGTAATGTAGTACTAGAAATTGATGTGTTTTACTTTGAACAATATCTTGAAGAAATAAGAGAAAGAAAAGGATATAACTCAGATCCTGAATTAACAGCTGAAGATTGGAAAGAAGTCATCGCAGGATATAAAGAAATTGTTAAAAAACATACAAAGCAAGACTTTCCACAGGATCCAAAACAACAATTAATCTTAGCGATTAATGCAGTTTTTGATTCTTGGAATAACCAAAGAGCCATTTTATACCGTCGTTTGAATAAAATCCCTGATCATTTAGGAACAGCTGTAAATATTCAAAGCATGGTATTCGGAAATATGGGGAATGATTCTGGAACGGGTGTTGCGTTCACACGAGATCCTTCTACTGGGGAAAATGTTTTATATGGGGAATACCTAATCAATGCTCAAGGAGAAGATGTTGTAGCAGGTATTCGTACCCCACAAGAAATCAAAGTATTAAAACAAGATATGTCAGAAGTGTATGACAAGTTTGTGGCAACATGTGAATTACTTGAAAACCATTATAAAGATATGATGGATATAGAATTTACTGTTGAACGCGGAGTCCTTTATATTTTACAATGCCGGGTTGGGAAGCGTACAGCACAAGCGGCAATCCGAATGGCAGTTGAGATGGTAAAAGAAGGTATTATTGATCAAAAGACGGCAATCCTTCGTGTGGACCCAGATCAATTAAATCAGTTGCTTCACAGCCGAATTGATGAAAAATCAGAACGTGTCGTATTAGCAAAAGGTTTACCTGCTTCACCTGGTGCCGCTACTGGTACAGTTGTATTTGATGCAGATGAAGCTGAGAAGTTAGGAAATGATGGCAAGAAGGTAATCCTTGTACGTCCTGAAACGACTCCGGATGATCTTCATGGAATGGTTTATGCACAAGGGATTGTAACAAGTCGTGGGGGAATGACAAGCCATGCTGCTGTAGTTGCACGTGGAATGGGAAAAGCATGTATTTGTGGCTGTGAAGCATTAAAAATCGATGTAAAAGCACAACAAATTACGGTTGGCGATAAGGTTGTTAATTATGGCGATACGATTACAATCGATGGCTCAACAGGAGAAGTTATGCTTGGTGAAATTCCAATGATTGATCCAGAGCTCTCTGATGAATTCCAACAATTATTATCTTGGGCTGATGAAGCAAGATATTTAGGTGTACGCGCAAACGCAGATAATCCTGAAGATGCGAAAAAAGCACTTGAATTTGGTGCAGGTGGAATTGGTCTATGCCGTACAGAGCATATGTTTACTGATCCAAAACGAACTCCAATTGTTCAAGAGATGATTTTGGCGGATAATCTCGAGGATCGAATGACAGCTCTCGAAAAACTATTGCCAATGCAACAAAGTGACTTTGAAGGAATCTTTGAAGCGATGCAAGGGCATCCTGTTACGATTCGTTTATTAGATCCTCCAATGCATGAGTTCTTACCGGATAAAGAAGAATTATTAGTTGAAGTGACAAAACTGCAAATAACAGCACCAGATTCAGAAGAATTGAAGGAAAAAGAATTCTTGTTGAAAAAGGTGAATCAGTTAGCTGAAACAAACCCAATGCTAGGACATCGTGGTTGTCGTTTAGGTGTAATCTTCCCAGAAATTTATGAAATGCAAGCAGAGGCTATTTTCAATGCGGTGATTACCTTAACTGAAAAAGGCATTCCGGTTAAACCAGAAATCATGATTCCACTTGTGGGCCATGTGAATGAATTAAAACTGATGAGAAAAGTGGTTGTTGAAACAGCTGAAAAGGTTAAAGATGAAGCAGGCATCGGATTCGATTATTTAGTAGGTACGATGATTGAGATCCCTCGTGCAGCTTTAACTGCTGACCAAATTGCTGAGGAAGCTGATTTCTTCTCCTTCGGAACAAACGATTTAACTCAAACGACTTTTGGTTACAGTCGTGATGATGCAGAAGGGAAATTCTTGCAATCATATATTGAACAAAAAGTATTACCTGAAAACCCATTTGCCGTCCTTGATCAACAAGGAGTTGGTAAATTAGTTGAAACAGGTGTTAAACTTGGTCGTTCAGTTAAGCTTGAGTTAAAAACGGGTATCTGTGGTGAGCATGGCGGCGAAAAGAGTTCAATTGAATTTTGCTACAAAGCAGGTTTAGATTATGTTAGCTGTTCACCATTCCGTGTTCCGTTAGCTCGTCTAGCTGCCGCTCAAGCATCTATTCGCCATGAACAAAATGAAACTAAAGTTCCTGAGCTATCAAAATAAAGTCATAGAGAAAAGAGCACCTGAAGCTGGTGCTCTTTTCTCGCTTTTCCATGTTACAATAAG is a genomic window of Niallia sp. XMNu-256 containing:
- a CDS encoding HD domain-containing protein, with the translated sequence MRDVTLVKIFNHHIAQKYVNRSGLVHAIAVAYHAFHLAKNRGVDTDSAAKAGFLHDIGHFTWYQNGKWDYELYRKNDIHAIKGAERAHKLLVRLGENPVKAKEIALAILFHTDSYFPGGDIIRTPLQEIVKLADEKDEEPGGQHHYRKIDHEKAIKLLQKLDEKIDQALNEES
- a CDS encoding pyruvate, water dikinase regulatory protein; the protein is MKSEEVVYVVSDSVGETAEFVVKAVAAQFNGGTVGIHRYAFAEATEDIDEVINSAKDSNSIIAYTLAIPELKKYLDQRAAEEGIMAVDIMQPLIEVFMRKFNKQPNHQPKLLRQLDDEYFRRVEAVEFAVKYDDGRDPRGVTRADIVLIGVSRTSKTPLSMYLAHQGFKVANVPLVPEVSPPDELFQIPRNKCVGLIITPDKLNEIRRERLKALGLRSEANYASFERILEELDYAEKIMKRVGCPVINVANKAVEETAGLIIDILKKRGSK
- the ppdK gene encoding pyruvate, phosphate dikinase, which encodes MTKFVYLFNEGNSKMKDLLGGKGANLAEMTNIGLPVPFGFTISTQACNDYYEAGKKISDEVKAQIDAALIALEEKAGKKLGDSSNPLLVSVRSGSVFSMPGMMDTVLNLGMNDETVEAVAKLTENPRFAYDSYRRFIQMFSNVVLEIDVFYFEQYLEEIRERKGYNSDPELTAEDWKEVIAGYKEIVKKHTKQDFPQDPKQQLILAINAVFDSWNNQRAILYRRLNKIPDHLGTAVNIQSMVFGNMGNDSGTGVAFTRDPSTGENVLYGEYLINAQGEDVVAGIRTPQEIKVLKQDMSEVYDKFVATCELLENHYKDMMDIEFTVERGVLYILQCRVGKRTAQAAIRMAVEMVKEGIIDQKTAILRVDPDQLNQLLHSRIDEKSERVVLAKGLPASPGAATGTVVFDADEAEKLGNDGKKVILVRPETTPDDLHGMVYAQGIVTSRGGMTSHAAVVARGMGKACICGCEALKIDVKAQQITVGDKVVNYGDTITIDGSTGEVMLGEIPMIDPELSDEFQQLLSWADEARYLGVRANADNPEDAKKALEFGAGGIGLCRTEHMFTDPKRTPIVQEMILADNLEDRMTALEKLLPMQQSDFEGIFEAMQGHPVTIRLLDPPMHEFLPDKEELLVEVTKLQITAPDSEELKEKEFLLKKVNQLAETNPMLGHRGCRLGVIFPEIYEMQAEAIFNAVITLTEKGIPVKPEIMIPLVGHVNELKLMRKVVVETAEKVKDEAGIGFDYLVGTMIEIPRAALTADQIAEEADFFSFGTNDLTQTTFGYSRDDAEGKFLQSYIEQKVLPENPFAVLDQQGVGKLVETGVKLGRSVKLELKTGICGEHGGEKSSIEFCYKAGLDYVSCSPFRVPLARLAAAQASIRHEQNETKVPELSK
- a CDS encoding SRPBCC family protein; this encodes MSSHMFKTVVNIPIETVWKFLHSIEEWPGVIPGYISHEILSDQISTWQIKSDFGLIKKKLHFKAEIIEWKKYEKITFRITGISDKFHGHGRVETIKLSNHKTSILANFHITAEGSIAKLIKPFLKSSLPEMSKEKKYELEQQIKKIAGGK